The Paenibacillus yonginensis genome segment CCCTGCAAAATATATTCCTCTTTAATCGGTAGCTGGTATTGCTTGAGTGCGGCCAGGTAGCCTTCCTTCCGCTGCTCACTGTCAAACATCGTTTCGACCCCGGAAATATAAGCAATATGCTTATGACCCAGGCTGATTAAATATTTGGTGGCCTCATAGCCGGCGACGTAAGAATCAAAAATAATGCTGCCCATCGTCTCATTCTCAATATCGCGATCCAGAAAAACAGCTTTGACTTTGTCTTTCTTCATAGCGGCAATATCATTCTCATCAATCCGCAATTCTTCATAAATAATCACGCCATCAACCCGGCCGCCCAATATATTGTTCATAATGACCTGCTTATCACGGGTTACAAAGACATTCAGCCCATATCCATACCGGTCGCATTCCCGCGCCATCGTTTCAACCAGCTTGTAGAAGTATGGCCCCGACACACTTGTTGTAAAAAATCCGATCATATGGGTCTTCCCCGACTTTAACAGCTTGCCATTCAGATTAGGGACATAATTCAAACGTTGTGCCACTTCAAGCACATGCATTTTTGTCTCCGGATTAAGCACATCTACATCATTAAGAGCATTTGAGACCGTAGAGATGGAAACCCCAGCCTCGCGTGCTACATCTTTTATTGTTATTTTTGCCAAGGTGTTCACCTCAAAATAAAAACGTTTTTATAGTTGTTTCTAAGATTATCATAAAAGCGTTTCCATGACAACCCAAATCTTTCATGAAATTTCGAAACCGGCAGTATCCAAGGCTCCCCTAGGATACACAAAAACAACACCCACTTCCCTTCTGATAGGGAGCGGGCGTTGTACTTATTTTACAATAGAGCGCACGTCTTCAATTCCATTCCTGTTCTAACCTTCGTATCCATGAGCACCGTTATTGCTGTCCCGTCCAGAGCGGCGATTCCGGGAATCACTTCAGAACAGGATCGAACTCCGCTTCCTTCACTTCGAATCGAAACCAGTGAAACGGTCCCGTTCGCAGGTTCCAGCAAATCTCACCTTGCGAAGGAATGAGTATCCCCTGAAAGGGTTTGTAGGTTCCCATCCGAACCTCCCACTCTTCCATAGTGCAGGTTCCTCGATCTTCTTTAAATCGCTGCGCCACAAAACGAACGGGCTCTCCAGTTTCTTGAAAATAAAAGGTGCCCGACGCGTTGATACCTCCATAGGAGATGTTGGCTCGCGCTACATCGTCAGCGACGGCTTCCCAAGTAATATACGGCGACAAAGCCGCCGGGGGATACCAGACCATTTCAGCCAGATATCGTACCAGCGATCCCTGGTCAATCTCGCGGCCACGTGCATGCCCCACTTTAAACACGCCCATAAGCTTGATAAGCATATCGGCTTGACCGTTCAAGTACAAGTCTCTGCCATAAATCGCAACCCCCGGTGCCGCTGAATTCTCGCCATCCAGATGAAAGATGGCTGGTCAAGCAAGGAGTACTGCTTGGCGCGGAACGGCATCCAGGCTCCCTCGGGCTTCGTGCGCAGCATCCCTTCCTGCCTAATCCTAACGGATCGAATCGGCTTCCCTGCATCCAACGAACGAGTGAGACGCAACCACCTCAATACCGGCGGCGGCAACTGCTGCAACCTTTCTTCATTGAGTTGGATAACGGGCTCATGAGCGCATGCCTGCAGGAGAAGAGCGGTTTCCTTTTTTACGTTTCGCCGAAAAGTGAAATTTTGAACAAGCGCAGCTATGAGTAATCCTGATCCGATCACGACAACCGTAATGACTAAAATCTGAAGCCAATCCATGCGCCGCCTCCTCTACGATTCTCAATGATTAAGATGAAGAACGTGCTTCCAACTTCATGATGTTCGATATGAACTGGTCAATCAAGGCTGCGAAGTGCCGGAGATCATCCTCCGAGAAGCCGCCGAACAAATCATGTAAAAAAGCCAGCTCCCGATCCCCTCTCGCCGCAAAATACTCCTGACACCTCTCGGTAAGGCCGATTCGTTTGAACCGGCGATCCGAATCATCGACGGAAATCTGGACAAACCCTTTCTTTTCCAGACTCCGGACCATTTGCATGACATTCTGATGAGAGACACCGAGTACGCCGGCAATTTCTTTCACAGAGAGTATGCGCGGCTGACTTTTGTACATAATGGCAACCAAGAGCCACTGCTTCACCGTTACTTCGGGATCCAGCCGATCCCCGAGCACCTGCAGCCGATTGGCGATAATGAACAGCGAGGCGAAAATCTTCCCTTTATGCTCATCCACAGTCATCCCCTGCCTCTCCCGAACCAATAGGTAATATATTATATATCTAGCATGAGGATATTTTTCCTGTCAAGGAGATATGTTTTCTGTTCGTCAAAACCGTAACAAAACGCCCTGGCCTTTTTACGACCAGGGCGTACTTTTCGATTCATTTCTCAGCACTGAATGGTGATAACCGCTTGGGCAGGATCGCTCTGACTTGCAGCTACCTCCACCTGCTTCACACATTCCTGACCATTCGGTACAATGACAGGCGTTATCACGGGATAACCCGCTTGCTCAATCAGGGCGATGTCGAACTCCAGCAGCAGTTGTCCCCGGGTGATCACATCCCCCGTTTTGACATGTGCCGTAAAGCCCTCCCCCTTCAGAGATACGGTATTCATTCCGACATGAATCAGGATTTGCGCGCCTGAAGCGTGCTCCAGTATAATCGCATGGTTCCTCTCCTTACTCTCTACTTTTCACCGAGCTTCTTTCTATAATTTCCGAATGGAAAATAGCGCCCTTCTGCAGCTTCTGGACCAAATCGGCCTTAACTTTATTCCCCTCTAGCATGGCGATTAAGGATTTGGCCACTCTACGCATAATTTGCTGCTGATGCAGATCCACCGTCGTAATCGGCGGAGTGACCATTCTGGAGATTGGATAGTTGTTGTAACCTACAATGGATACGTCATCGGGCACAGCGATCCCTCTCTCCAGCAGCTTCTGCAAGCCTCCTACAGCCAGATCATCCGTAGCGTAAAAGATTCCGTCAACCCGGCCGGATTCAATGTGTTCCACAATGCTCTCCGTAATGCCGTAGCCGTGGTCATAATCGCTGCCGCGCGCTTCAAACACAAGCTCTTTATCCAGCTCAAATTGATATCTCTTCAACGTTCTCAAATATCCTTTATACCGATAGTTCGAGCCAATGGATGTCCGGCTTCCCCTCACGAAAGCAATCTTGCGATGTCCCTTGTCAATGAGATACTCGGTGATATCCTCCCCGACACGCTTATAATCGAGGGGGACATTGATCACATGTTCATTTGTAATCAGCTTGGCGGCCCGGCCCAGCACAAACACCGGCATATTCTTATTGGCATAAAGATTAATAAATTCCTCAGAGATAAATTTGGACATGCAGATGACCGCGTCCGCCCGATTCTCGGAAATAAACCGCTCAGCCGTTCCTTTATGCTTGTCATTCGCTGTAATAATGACCAAATCGATTTGCTTCGCAATCAACTCCTGCTGGATGACCTGCAAGGAGTCGGTAAAATAGGAACGGGTCGGGTTATCCGTAATCAGCAGCACGATATTGGTCTTCTGCCGCTGCAAATCAATCGCCGAGCCGTTCTTGATATAGTTAAGCTGCTTGGCAGCTTCTCTTACTTTGATCTTGGTCTTCTCGCCAATTTCCGGACTGTCATTCAATGCCATAGAAACCGCCGAAACTGAAATATCGAGTAATTTTGCAATATCCTTAATCGTTGCCATGGTTGTCTCACACCTCGCGCCTAGGGTTCCGTTTTTCTTTATATTATAGAGTACGCTCAAGGGATTTGCAGTTTCGGTTGCTCTATGGCTTCTGCTTGGCTAGTAGCGTGACAAACGGTTGGAAACCTACGACTTCTGTTTCTTGAACTGAATGTTTTGCTTGCTTAATAGAATCGTAGCAAAGAAGGAAACCGCCAAAGTTACCCCCACTGCGATGAAATAGGTCGTTGCCGTTGGCGAAGACAGAAAGGCCGGCAGGCCGAACAGACCCGTAAACGCAAAGTTCGTAATATAGGACTTGGTCATGCCGAAGATGATACCGCCAACTAAACCGCCCAGTGTGAGCGAGATGAAATATTTCTTGTTCTTCATGACAACCCCGTACAATCCCGGTTCAGTCACACCTGACAAGAAGTTGACGAAGGCGGAGGAACTGGCAATCGTTCTCTCTTCCTTGCTCTTGGAGATGACCATCACGGCGAGGCACACTCCAAGCAGCGCGTAGTTCCCCATTCCGCCTGAACCCAGGCTGTATTCCATGCCGTGTTCAGCCAGATAGGACAGTTGCAGGGGCAGCACAACCCAATGAATCCCCAGCATGATGACGTAAATGAACAGAGCGCCAAATACGGCGTTAAAAAGAATAACGTTGGAGTTCAGGAAGAACTCGTACCCATCAGCTACCAGATTCGCCAGCAGTCCGCCGACAGGGCCAAATACCATCAAAGTCAAAGGAACCATAATCAGCATGGACAAGAGCGGCACAAAGACGAATTGCAGCATCTTGGGCAGAAATCTTTTCAGGAGCTTATCCAGATGGGAGTAGGCCCAGATAGCTAAAATAATCGGAATAACCGTACTGGAAAAGTTCATCGCCGTAAACCGGATCCCCAGGAAGTCGATCACATTCCCCGTCGTCGTGATGCCCGTAATGTTCGGTTCCATCAATGCTGCGCCAATCGCTGCCCCGATGTAAGGGTTAGCCCCGAACTTCTGAGCTGCTGTGAAGGCAAGCAAGATCGGGAAGAAATAGATCAAGGCATTCCCTGCGCCAGCCAGGATTAAATAAGTGTTGCTGGTAGCCGGAAGTACCCCCGATTGAGCCAAAATATCAATAAGCCCTTTAATAATCCCCGATGTCGCCAAAATAGGAATATACGGCGTAAAAATCGCGGAAATCGTTGCCAGCAGCTTATCAAACCAGGACTTCTTGCTCCCCTTGGCATTAGTAGCCGGGCTTGCCGAGCTCGCCGCCGCGGCTCCTTCAGCCCCTGCGCCGCTCTCCAATTGCTGCATGATTTCAGCGTGCATCTCATTGACTGTAGGGCCGATGATGACCATCGTTTGCCCTTGAGCATCCATCACCCCCAGCACTTTCGGCAATGCTTTGAGCGCCTCGCGATCGGCCTTGGAACTATCATGCAGTTCAAAGCGCAGTCTTGTCGCGCAATGAATCAGGCTCGAAATGTTTTGGCTCCCTCCCACGAGTTTAATGATGCTTGTTGCCGTCTCTTTGTTACTCATTTGCGTCACCCCAGTAACTTTATCATGTACTAAAACCCGTTTACTGAAACGTTACAGTAGAAGCCTAAAAAAATATTTTGAACAAACTGAAACGTTTCAGTTATGCTCAAAAAAATAAATCCCTGCAGGTATGTGCCTAGTATAAGTGACAAGATTCGACTTGTCAATAAACCGTTTTCAAAAATAATGAAACTCCAGAACAAGACCATGAACTCCTTCACTGGCATTGGGTCAGTGAAAGAGCTTATGGTCTTGTTGGTTAAAGAGGCTGCTCGCTTTATTCCGCAGCAGCCCTGTGACAAAAAAATCAAAATAGGGTCGGTACCATTCCCCCATCCATGCGGATCGGGGATCCTTTGAAGGCGGATGCCATCGGGCTGCAGATGAAAGCAGTCAATCGGCCGATCTCCACGGGTCTGATAAACCGTCCGATTTCCGATTGAGGCAGGTTCTTCGTCATGAAGTCCTTCTCTTTCGCTTCAAAGGTCATCTCTTCGTTTGCATACACGCTCTCAATAATCTGGCGCACGTTCTCGGAGAGGGTGGGTCCCGGCAGGATCGTGTTCACTGTAACTTCGGTGCCGAGCGTCAGCTTGGACAAGCTCTTGGACAAGGACAGCAGCATCGATTTGGTTACGCTGTATTGAGGCATCTGTCCGGAAGGCATGACGGCCTCCTCACTTGCGATGAAGATAATACGGCCGTATTCGCGGCTCATCATGGAAGGCAAGTAAAACTTGCTTAAGGCGTTGGCAGCGAGAAAGTTCGTACGGAAGTACTTCTCCCATACAGCATCGTCTACGTCGTCATAGGACATGATCTCATAGATCCCCATGCTGTTGACGAGGATATCGACGTTGGGGAATTTCGCGAATAAAGCCTCCCTCTGCTGCGAATCGACGAGATCGGCAGCTGCATTTCGAGGTTCCGTTTCCGGGAATGCCGCTTGGATCTCAGCTACCGTACGCTCTACGTCATCGTTGTTACGACCATTTATGAGAACATGAACGCCTTCCCTGGCAAGTTCAAAGGCAATTGCTTTTCCTATGCCTCTAGTTGATCCCGTTACTAAAGCTGTCTTATTCTTTAATCCCATATCCATCTTGCCTACACTCCTTGTGTCTAGGATAGGGATTATGATACCTTGTTTCGTCTACTCGGTAACTAGTCCGGAACGCCAATTCTCTTGCGCAACACGCCAATTGGCAGGCGTCTCCCCTGTCCATAAGCGAAACGCGCGATAAAACGAATTTTGATCCTCATAGCCGACTAGAAAAGCGACCTCTTTGATCTCCAGCGCAGAGTCCGCCAAGTAAGCGACGGCCATCTCCCGCCTCGTTTTTGCCAGCAACTGCTTAAAGCTTTCGCCTTCTTCCGTCAGCCTGCGCTGCAAGGTGCGCTCGCTCATCCCGAGCTCGGCGGCTACGGTTTGGATGTTGATTCTCCCTTGAGTCAGGCATCGGGACAGGACCCACTGCACCTTAGCGCTCACGGTGAGCTGGCCCTGCCGTTCTTCCAGCGTACGATCCAAGGAGGGCGTCAGAATCTCGAGAAGTTCTTCGTTATATGACGTGAAGGGGCGGTCCAGATCCTCACGCTTCAGCGTTAGACGATTGCGATCCGCCCCTATCCGTACGCGGCAGCCGAAATAACTTTCAAGGGCTTGGACGTCGCCCATGTAATTTATAAATTCTACGGAATGTGCCTTCAGTTGACGGCCGGTTCCCCGGCGTCCGAGCTCAAGCAGGTAGGCGAGCGTAATGCCGACAAGCACCGGCGGTCCGGGCAACTCGGCATGCTGCCATTCCAATTCAATTGCATATTGCTCGCCTTCTTCCTGAATCCTCAAGTTTTCCGGAGGACACATTTGCTTATAACGGGCCATTCGGTTCAGCGCGTCCCGGT includes the following:
- a CDS encoding helix-turn-helix transcriptional regulator, with product MNAPSVDRIKIAPGFWTSLEGIGVEPIAVARQARLPLTVITEPFVTTAQYYSIWQAYSELVGDIATGIVKLATAYETAQYPPAALATFHARDYRDALNRMARYKQMCPPENLRIQEEGEQYAIELEWQHAELPGPPVLVGITLAYLLELGRRGTGRQLKAHSVEFINYMGDVQALESYFGCRVRIGADRNRLTLKREDLDRPFTSYNEELLEILTPSLDRTLEERQGQLTVSAKVQWVLSRCLTQGRINIQTVAAELGMSERTLQRRLTEEGESFKQLLAKTRREMAVAYLADSALEIKEVAFLVGYEDQNSFYRAFRLWTGETPANWRVAQENWRSGLVTE
- a CDS encoding LacI family DNA-binding transcriptional regulator, whose translation is MATIKDIAKLLDISVSAVSMALNDSPEIGEKTKIKVREAAKQLNYIKNGSAIDLQRQKTNIVLLITDNPTRSYFTDSLQVIQQELIAKQIDLVIITANDKHKGTAERFISENRADAVICMSKFISEEFINLYANKNMPVFVLGRAAKLITNEHVINVPLDYKRVGEDITEYLIDKGHRKIAFVRGSRTSIGSNYRYKGYLRTLKRYQFELDKELVFEARGSDYDHGYGITESIVEHIESGRVDGIFYATDDLAVGGLQKLLERGIAVPDDVSIVGYNNYPISRMVTPPITTVDLHQQQIMRRVAKSLIAMLEGNKVKADLVQKLQKGAIFHSEIIERSSVKSRE
- a CDS encoding PTS sugar transporter subunit IIA; amino-acid sequence: MILEHASGAQILIHVGMNTVSLKGEGFTAHVKTGDVITRGQLLLEFDIALIEQAGYPVITPVIVPNGQECVKQVEVAASQSDPAQAVITIQC
- a CDS encoding PTS transporter subunit EIIC encodes the protein MSNKETATSIIKLVGGSQNISSLIHCATRLRFELHDSSKADREALKALPKVLGVMDAQGQTMVIIGPTVNEMHAEIMQQLESGAGAEGAAAASSASPATNAKGSKKSWFDKLLATISAIFTPYIPILATSGIIKGLIDILAQSGVLPATSNTYLILAGAGNALIYFFPILLAFTAAQKFGANPYIGAAIGAALMEPNITGITTTGNVIDFLGIRFTAMNFSSTVIPIILAIWAYSHLDKLLKRFLPKMLQFVFVPLLSMLIMVPLTLMVFGPVGGLLANLVADGYEFFLNSNVILFNAVFGALFIYVIMLGIHWVVLPLQLSYLAEHGMEYSLGSGGMGNYALLGVCLAVMVISKSKEERTIASSSAFVNFLSGVTEPGLYGVVMKNKKYFISLTLGGLVGGIIFGMTKSYITNFAFTGLFGLPAFLSSPTATTYFIAVGVTLAVSFFATILLSKQNIQFKKQKS
- a CDS encoding SDR family NAD(P)-dependent oxidoreductase; translated protein: MDMGLKNKTALVTGSTRGIGKAIAFELAREGVHVLINGRNNDDVERTVAEIQAAFPETEPRNAAADLVDSQQREALFAKFPNVDILVNSMGIYEIMSYDDVDDAVWEKYFRTNFLAANALSKFYLPSMMSREYGRIIFIASEEAVMPSGQMPQYSVTKSMLLSLSKSLSKLTLGTEVTVNTILPGPTLSENVRQIIESVYANEEMTFEAKEKDFMTKNLPQSEIGRFIRPVEIGRLTAFICSPMASAFKGSPIRMDGGMVPTLF
- a CDS encoding LacI family DNA-binding transcriptional regulator; this translates as MAKITIKDVAREAGVSISTVSNALNDVDVLNPETKMHVLEVAQRLNYVPNLNGKLLKSGKTHMIGFFTTSVSGPYFYKLVETMARECDRYGYGLNVFVTRDKQVIMNNILGGRVDGVIIYEELRIDENDIAAMKKDKVKAVFLDRDIENETMGSIIFDSYVAGYEATKYLISLGHKHIAYISGVETMFDSEQRKEGYLAALKQYQLPIKEEYILQGYFEEESTYNAIKSFIHQHPDRLPDAFLAGNDLSAIGCMKALENHGYEVPAQVSVVGFDDIDIAPYFSPPLTTVRNQIARQGILAIEQLIRMIEKKEQGHSQRLKGELIVRGSSQVKLESK
- a CDS encoding MarR family winged helix-turn-helix transcriptional regulator, which translates into the protein MTVDEHKGKIFASLFIIANRLQVLGDRLDPEVTVKQWLLVAIMYKSQPRILSVKEIAGVLGVSHQNVMQMVRSLEKKGFVQISVDDSDRRFKRIGLTERCQEYFAARGDRELAFLHDLFGGFSEDDLRHFAALIDQFISNIMKLEARSSS